One window of Strix aluco isolate bStrAlu1 chromosome 24, bStrAlu1.hap1, whole genome shotgun sequence genomic DNA carries:
- the LOC141934237 gene encoding uncharacterized protein LOC141934237 isoform X2, protein MCGPTARPWRWGRSRRRGHKGPSCARPRRRPPWAGLGRASRRASAGAALGAKGQEPSCAGAPRSCCAAGPAPRPSPRPPCSCREGAAAPGRRGGAVVGGHRRRRCPGEGPRRRGGQERARARLRSAPRRPRPAPARQGMMAPGLGPWLLALALAAGPAGALPPAPGCGQQLASLSPGSSQSPGPMGLHVLAHPSKARLWVWLRGCTTLSHVQGPGSAPSENNSKTEQKTKHQKYSKHAQAEELS, encoded by the exons ATGTGCGGGCCGACAGCCCGTCCCTGGCGCTGGGGCCGGAGCCGGCGCCGGGGCCACAAGGGTCCCAGCTGCGCCCGGCCGAGGCGCCGACCCCCTTGGGCAGGGCTCGGCAGGGCGAGCAGGCGGGCCAGCGCCGGAGCCGCGCTGGGAGCCAAGGGCCAGGAGCCTTCGTGTGCCGGGGCGCCGCGCTCCTGCTGtgccgccggccctgccccgcggccctccccgcgccccccctgctcctgccgcgaaggggccgcggccccggggcgccgGGGCGGGGCTGTTGTGGGCGGGCACAGGCGTCGGCGCTGCCCCGGCGAggggccgaggcggcggggcgggcaggagcgGGCCCGAGcgcggctccgctcggctcctcggcggccccggccggccccggcgcggcagGGCATGATGGCGCCCGGGCTGGGGCCGTGGCtcctggccttggccttggccgcGGGGCCGGCAG GAgccctgcccccagcaccaggcTGTGGCCAGCAGTTGGCCTCTCTGTCTCCAGGAAGCAGCCAGTCACCTGGGCCAATGGGGCTGCATGTTCTTGCTCATCCTTCCAAAGCCAGGCTCTGGGTTTGGCTACGGGGTTGTACAACCCTGTCACATGTGCAGGGACCTGGGTCTGCACCTTCAGAGAACAACTCTAAGACCGAACAGAAGACTAAACaccagaaatacagcaaacatgCCCAAGCTGAAGAGCTCTCCTGA
- the LOC141934237 gene encoding uncharacterized protein LOC141934237 isoform X1: MCGPTARPWRWGRSRRRGHKGPSCARPRRRPPWAGLGRASRRASAGAALGAKGQEPSCAGAPRSCCAAGPAPRPSPRPPCSCREGAAAPGRRGGAVVGGHRRRRCPGEGPRRRGGQERARARLRSAPRRPRPAPARQGMMAPGLGPWLLALALAAGPAGVWAQLRLLEAGGGLRAPGDSVLLSCRGAGFAFGTYSIWWYRQRPGDRLEWVSAISFDSSYIKYGHSVQGRATVSRDNSRSESSLSLRSLGPRDSARYFCAVRTGTGNPAEL; this comes from the exons ATGTGCGGGCCGACAGCCCGTCCCTGGCGCTGGGGCCGGAGCCGGCGCCGGGGCCACAAGGGTCCCAGCTGCGCCCGGCCGAGGCGCCGACCCCCTTGGGCAGGGCTCGGCAGGGCGAGCAGGCGGGCCAGCGCCGGAGCCGCGCTGGGAGCCAAGGGCCAGGAGCCTTCGTGTGCCGGGGCGCCGCGCTCCTGCTGtgccgccggccctgccccgcggccctccccgcgccccccctgctcctgccgcgaaggggccgcggccccggggcgccgGGGCGGGGCTGTTGTGGGCGGGCACAGGCGTCGGCGCTGCCCCGGCGAggggccgaggcggcggggcgggcaggagcgGGCCCGAGcgcggctccgctcggctcctcggcggccccggccggccccggcgcggcagGGCATGATGGCGCCCGGGCTGGGGCCGTGGCtcctggccttggccttggccgcGGGGCCGGCAG GGGTGTGGGCGCAGCTGAGGCTGCTGGAGGCCGGCGGAGGGCTGCGAGCGCCCGGGGACTCCGTGCTCCTCTCCTGCCGCGGGGCCGGCTTCGCCTTCGGGACTTACAGCATTTGGTGGTACCGTCAGAGACCCGGTGACAGACTCGAGTGGGTGTCCGCTATCAGCTTTGATTCATCATACATTAAGTACGGTCATTCAGTTCAGGGTCGAGCGACCGTGTCCCGGGACAATTCCCGGTCCGAGTCGTCGCTGTCGCTGCGTTCCCTGGGCCCCCGGGACTCTGCCCGCTACTTCTGTGCCGTTCGCACGGGGACAGGAAATCCAGCGGAGCTTTAA